In Primulina huaijiensis isolate GDHJ02 chromosome 4, ASM1229523v2, whole genome shotgun sequence, a genomic segment contains:
- the LOC140974974 gene encoding sufE-like protein 2, chloroplastic, with the protein MGSTVMQGFFCVNPRIPLQVVRNNLTKIGSKNPRISRCNFHILSRKRNPRVLSASCLTKGGRASLQTSSVFEKVRILDFEFRSLPEPLDRVKRLLQYATLLLPLDESSRIQENRVTGCTAQVWLEVKMDQTGLMRYRVDSDSEIAKGFCSCLIWLLDGAEPDEVLCVKTEDLVEMNVGLPSRKSRVNSWHNVLISMQKRTKDLVMERDMKDQCMDEAFSSLIIVKGNCKETIAC; encoded by the coding sequence ATGGGGTCAACAGTGATGCAAGGTTTCTTCTGCGTAAATCCACGGATTCCCCTTCAAGTTGTTCGAAACAATCTCACGAAGATTGGTTCTAAAAACCCACGAATTTCCCGTTGTAACTTCCACATCCTGTCAAGGAAACGAAACCCACGAGTTCTTTCGGCCTCTTGTTTGACGAAAGGCGGACGTGCCAGCTTGCAAACCTCGAGCGTGTTCGAAAAGGTGCGGATTTTGGATTTCGAGTTCAGATCATTGCCCGAACCCTTGGACAGAGTCAAGAGACTTCTGCAATACGCCACCCTCCTCCTCCCGCTCGATGAATCTTCAAGAATCCAAGAAAATCGTGTGACGGGATGCACGGCGCAGGTGTGGCTGGAGGTGAAGATGGACCAAACTGGGCTAATGAGGTACAGGGTGGACAGTGATTCCGAGATAGCGAAAGGGTTCTGTTCTTGCTTGATTTGGCTGCTCGACGGCGCCGAGCCTGACGAGGTTTTGTGCGTGAAAACCGAGGATTTGGTGGAGATGAATGTGGGGTTACCGAGTCGTAAATCGAGAGTAAATTCTTGGCATAATGTGCTGATCAGTATGCAGAAAAGGACTAAAGATTTGGTGATGGAGAGGGACATGAAAGATCAATGTATGGATGAAGCTTTTTCTTCTTTGATCATTGTCAAAGGAAATTGCAAAGAAACTATAGCTTGTTAA